Below is a genomic region from Paenibacillus rhizovicinus.
GGCTTATCGGGAGGCGATGAGGGCGTTGTAGGGGATGAGGGCGTTGAGCGCCTAGGCGGCGGGGGCGTTGTGGCGCCTAGGAGGCGGGGGCGATGAGTGGCGTTGTGGCGCCTAGGAGGCGGGGGCGATGAGTGGCGTTGTGGCGCCTAGGCGGCGGGGGCGTTGTGGGCGTTGTAGCGCCTAGGCGGCGGGGGCGGCGGGCGTTGTGGCGCCTAGGCGGCGGGGCGTTGTGGGCGTTGTAGCGCCTAGGCGGCGGGGCGGCGGGGGCGTTGTGGCGCCTAGGCGGCGGGGGTGATGAGGCGTTGTAGCGCCTAGGCGGCGGGGGCGTTGTGGGCGTTGTGGCACCTAGGCGGCGGGGGCGTTGTGGCGCATAGGCGGCGGGGCAGGTTGCGGCGCCGAGGTGACGGGGGTGATGAGTGGCGTTGTGGCGCCTAGGCGGCGGGGGTGTTGTGGGCGTTATGGCGCCTAGGCGGCGGGGTGATGAGGCGTTGTAGCGCCTAGGCGGCGGGGCGTTGTGGGCGTTATGGCGCCTAGGCGGCGGGGGTGATGAGGCGTTGTAGCGCCTAGGCGGCGGGGGTGATGAGGCGTTGTAGCGCCTAGGCGGCGGGGGCGTTGTGGGCGTTATGGCGCCTAGGCGGCGGGGGTGATGAGGCGTTGTAGCGCCTAGGCGGCGGGGGTGATGAGGCGTAGTAGCGCCTATGCGGCGGGGGCAGGTTGCGGCGCCGAGGTGACGGGACGCCGCAGGCTTGGGCTGGCTGCGGCGGCGAATCTCGGGGCGACGACGGCTTGGGCTGGTTGCGGCGGCGAGCTGGCGGGGCAACGGCGGCTTGGGCTGGCTGCGGCGGCGAGTTGGCGGGACGACGACGGCTGACGAGGTTGGCGAATGTAACGAATCTCAGTAACCTTATTTGCCTTGAAATCGACCGTTCCGGCATCTAACGAATCCTACACGCGCTATCCTTGCTCGAAGTGCCGATTCAGGCCTGTTTTCGCTCCTTTTCACAGCAATAATCATTCCTGGGTTCGTTAGAATCAGAATAGCCCCGATAACACGCAAATAACGCTCGCTGAGTTCGTTAGCCTCCGACAGATGCCGCCACGACGCATGCATCGCCCCCGCGTACTACTAAACGCAAGAAATCCGCACATCCTGAAGGGCGCGCGGATTTCTTGGACTTGTTTTAGGAAAGCGGCTTTCCAACTAGAAGGATTGCCTTCGTCCGGCTTGCCGCTAGACTCTTCTTCTGCCGAAGAAGAACAACAGAATGAACAGTACCAGGAAGACGACGCCAATGGCTGGCTGTGGCGACGGAATGGCGGGGCGACTCCGGCTGGCTGGGGCTGGCTGGGGCTGGCTGCGGCGACGAGGTGGCGGGACGACGGCGGCTTGGGCTGGCTGCGGCGACGCAGTCTCGGGGCGACGCCCGCATGGCTGGTTGCGGCGATGAGGTGCAGGACCGACGGCGGCTTGGGCTGGCTGCGGCGGCGAGTTGGCGGTACGATGCTGGCTTGGGCTGGCTGCGGCGGCGAGTTGGCGGTACGATGCTGGCTTGGGCTGGCTGCGGCGGCGAGTTGGCGGGACGACGACGGCTGACGAGGTTGGCGAATGTAACGAATCTCAGTAACCTTATTTGCCTTGAAATCGACCGTTCCGGCATCTAACGAATCCTACACGCGCTATCCTTGCTCGAAGTGCCGATTCAGGCCTGTTTTCGCTCCTTTTCACAGCAATAATCATTCCTGGGTTCGTTAGAATCAGAATAGCCCCGATAACACGCAAATAACGCTCGCTGAGTTCGTTAGCCTCCGACAGACGCCGCCAAGACGTATGCATTGCCCCCGCGTACTACTAAACGCAAGAAATCCGCACATCCTGAAGGACGCGCGGATTTCTTGGACTTGTTTTAGGAAAGCGGCTTTCCAACTAGAAGGATTGCCTTCGTCCGGCTTGCCGCTAGACTCTTCTTCTGCCGAAGAAGAACGACAGAATGAACAGTACCAGGAAGACGACGAACAATATCTTGGCGATGCCGGCAGCGGCCGAAGCCAGCGTGAAGAATCCGAGCACCCCCGCCACCAGTGCAATAATGAAAAACAGTACCGCGTATCCTAACATAACCCATCACCCTTTCGGTCTCTTTTCGTTATCCATGTCTGTTGCTCTTGCACGACTTGCATACTTGCTTACTTGGCATATACACGCACTCCGGCCGGGTTGAAACGCAGTCATGTTCGATCCCTGCCTTTAGCGGGACGATTGGCATGCCCGATACGAACGACGCGCATCAACGCAAAAAACCTCCGTTTCAGGCGAGGAGGAGTGGTCGGTAAAGCGGTATTTTAAACGCTTAACTGCTCAAAAAACTGGTGGTTCTACGCATAAAATCGGTCCAATCCGAAGAAAATCCGATGTTGCTTCCCCAGCCGTTCGTCCTCAGTTTAGCTTCGAGCCGTTCGAAGCTCTTCTTGCTCTCTTCATCCAGCGTTAGATCATGCGTCCCTTTGTTTTCGATGTAGGTGTTGAGGTTCATATAGAGGCTCCATAAAGTATCGCGTTCATGATCGGACAATGTCCTCGCATATTGCCCCGTCTCGATCGTTCCCCTAATTCCTTCTTGCACATTGCGAATAAGAAGGACGAGCTGTTCGGCGGAATTCCAGTCATGAGCCTTTTGATAAGCGATCTCCATTTCAAGCTGCACCAAACCTTGTTGAATTACAGCAGCCGTAGACGGATTCACCATCTCGATCCGATCTTTGAGCTGATTAACCCTGAATGCTTGATAGATCTTCTCCTTTTGTAAATGAATTCCAACTTATGCATAGGTTATACGCTTGGCGTTTTGATGGGGTTGCGCAGGACGGGTTGTTTCACAAAATAAATATAGCGTTGTGTTAGGCGTGAAGGTGCGGCGCGGAAAGTGCTTCGGGGCTGGTGTTATGTAAGTGCGGAGCAGCTTCTCAATTTGAGCGCTTTACGCACGGGCTAGTATTCTAAGTGGCGAGGCAGATTCCGAGTAGTAAGATGCCCCCGCTAGCGCCGCAGCTGCTTCGGCGCAAGCGCTGCGCAAACGCAAAAAAACCTCCGAACGCGCGCTGCTGCGCGCCAGTTCGGAGGCGGCGATGGCCTCTAGCTGCGATCCGCGATCCGCAGCTCCAGGCAGGGCTCCCGCCGGCCTGTAACCTGGCCGGCGTCATTGCGCATTTCCGGCGGGATCTGCCGCCGGATGCTGGCAATGACTTCCTGGCCGAGTCCCATCTGCTCCAGGATGGAGCAGACCGCTTCCGGCCAGGGCGATTCCGTGCCGTCGGCGAGCTTGACGACGCCGGCGATGCCTTCGCGGCCCAGGGCGAAGACGAAGACGCCCTGCGCGCCGCTCTTGGCGACGACGTTCCCGTCGCCAAGCATAATGCTCGCGAGCCGGCCCGGCCCCTCGACCAGGGCCGGGTAGCTGCGCATGGCTGCGGCGATCCGCCCCGCCGCAGCGGCAAGCGCGCCGTTCGCCGGCGCTCCCGCGGCGGGCGCAGCGCCCGAAGGGCCGCCGGAGCTTGCAGCGGCGGCGTCCCACGCGGCGAAGCGCGCGTAAATAAGCGCTAGCCGCCATAGTGGCAGCGCGAATACGGGCAGGCCGCAGCCGTCGAACGCGACGCCGACGGCTTCCGGCTCCACGTCCGCGAGCGCGGCGACCGTCCGCAGCAGCTCCTGCTGCAGCGGGTGCTCCAGCTCCGCGTAGGAGTCCATCGGCCAGCCGCGCAGCTTGCACAGCGCGAGCATGCCGATATGCTTGCCCGCGCAGACATGGTACAGCTTGCGCGGCTGGCCCCCGCGACGGATAATCTCGTCGCGCGCCTCCACGTTCACGGGCATCTGCGGTCCGAAGACGAGCTGCTCCTCCCGTACGCCCATCAGCGCCAGCATCCGCTCCAGCACGGCGATATGCGCGGGCGTGCCATGGTGCGACGCGCACATCATCGCGATGGCATCGTCTCCCAGACCGTAAGCCTCGGGAACGCCGCCCAAGATGGACGGCAGCGCCTGGATCGGCTTCGCCGTCGAACGCAGGTACGTCCAGATCGAAGGATCGCCCGCTTCTGCCACAATCGCGCCGGAAGCCGAGACGACCGCAGCATGGCCGCCATGCACATTTTCGATCGCTTCGCCGCGCGTCGAGAGAACGAGCGGGACGCCAAGCACGTCGGCCGCTGTCGGTTTATGAATTGTCATCGTAATATCCCCTGTCGTTTTTCAATGCTGCGCTGCATAAGATTCCAAGAGATTATTTTACCACGAAAGGCCGTCTTTCTCCTACCATCCCTCATTCCCTATTAGCCTATTCGCCCATGCCATGTTCCGTTTCTGTCCGCTGGACGCGAAGCAGTCCTTAGAGCCGGCAAAGCAGCTGTGAACGAAACCAAACGCCTCGTTTGCACCGCCTATGTTTCAAAACAACCTCCGAAGGTGTAGTATTCCGTATGCCATACGCAAAGGAGTTGACGACGATGACAGCAGGAAATCCATTGAACGACGGGCAGCCGCAAGCTTCGTCAGCTGGGCAGGCAGGACGCAAGTCAGAGCCGCTCGAGAACGCCAAGAACGGTTCCATGGTGCAGGACATGCAAGACTTGAAACGTCTCGGCCACGATATGAAGAACATGAAAACAAACAGCCAGCTGCAGGAAGAGGGCCTCGTCCCGGATCCCATTCAAGAATAAATCGCACCCCCAACCTACAAAACATAAACTCGCCGAAAGAGGGGAAATCATCCCCTCTTTTTTCTTCCCCAATTGGACATAATACCCGTGGGAGGTTTGATCAAAATGAAGGATTTACACGAAGGCCATCTCTATTGGCAGACAACGCTGCCCGATCCGAATACGTATCCGCCGCTCGAAGGCAGCATCGAAGCCGACGCGGTGATCATAGGGGGCGGCATGTCCGGCTCCATCACCGGTTATGTGCTTGCCCGCAGCGGGCTGAGGACCGTTCTTCTGGAACGGGATCTCGTGGCAGGCGGAAGCTCCATGGCCAACACGGGTCTGCTGCAATTCTGCAACGATATAATGCTGAAAGACCTGATCGAGCAAATCGGGGAGGCGGATGCCGTTACGTTCTATCGGGCATGCGCGAAGGCCGTGAACGACCTCTCCGAAATCGCGCATTCGCTCCCCGCGGACACGGAATTCTATCCCCGCAGCAGTCTGTACTGCGCCAGCTCCGATCAAGATGTGCCGGGACTGAAGCGCGAATACGAGGCGCTCAAGGCCAGCGGCTTCGATGTGGAGTATTGGGAGCCGGACCGCATCGGCGCCCATTTTCCGTTCCGGAAGCCCGGCGCCATCGTCACGCACGGCGATGCCGAGGTCAATCCATTCCGCTTCGTACATACCCTCATCGACGAAGGCAGCCAGTCATTCGGTCTTCGCGTTCATGAACATACGGATATCGTCAGCCATCGCACCGACGAGGCGGGCAAGCATGTCTTGAAAACATCTTCCGGGGCAACCGTTCATGCCAACCATGTCATCTATGCGGTCGGCTATGAGCCGGAGGAGCTCCGCGGACAACTCGTCAAAGCGGAGATGAACCGCACGAGCGTCATCGTGACGGAGCCGCAGACGGATTTGTCGCCCTGGCACGGCCGTTATTTGATCTGGGAAACTGCACGTCCTTATTTCTATACCCGCTTAACGAAAGACGGCCGCGTAATCGCCGGGGGCTATGACGAAGTCGGCACCGAACCGCTCGCCGGCCGCAACGCACGGGATAAATTCTCGCAAAAGCTGGCTGAGCGAGTGCAGCAGCTGTTCCCCTCTTTTCAGGTCGGTCCGGCGTATGAATGGAACGCAACATTCGGGATCTCGCGGGACAATCTGCCCTTCATCGGGGAGGATCCCAAATGGCCGCGCGTCTATTACTGCCT
It encodes:
- a CDS encoding asparaginase, producing the protein MTIHKPTAADVLGVPLVLSTRGEAIENVHGGHAAVVSASGAIVAEAGDPSIWTYLRSTAKPIQALPSILGGVPEAYGLGDDAIAMMCASHHGTPAHIAVLERMLALMGVREEQLVFGPQMPVNVEARDEIIRRGGQPRKLYHVCAGKHIGMLALCKLRGWPMDSYAELEHPLQQELLRTVAALADVEPEAVGVAFDGCGLPVFALPLWRLALIYARFAAWDAAAASSGGPSGAAPAAGAPANGALAAAAGRIAAAMRSYPALVEGPGRLASIMLGDGNVVAKSGAQGVFVFALGREGIAGVVKLADGTESPWPEAVCSILEQMGLGQEVIASIRRQIPPEMRNDAGQVTGRREPCLELRIADRS
- a CDS encoding NAD(P)/FAD-dependent oxidoreductase; its protein translation is MKDLHEGHLYWQTTLPDPNTYPPLEGSIEADAVIIGGGMSGSITGYVLARSGLRTVLLERDLVAGGSSMANTGLLQFCNDIMLKDLIEQIGEADAVTFYRACAKAVNDLSEIAHSLPADTEFYPRSSLYCASSDQDVPGLKREYEALKASGFDVEYWEPDRIGAHFPFRKPGAIVTHGDAEVNPFRFVHTLIDEGSQSFGLRVHEHTDIVSHRTDEAGKHVLKTSSGATVHANHVIYAVGYEPEELRGQLVKAEMNRTSVIVTEPQTDLSPWHGRYLIWETARPYFYTRLTKDGRVIAGGYDEVGTEPLAGRNARDKFSQKLAERVQQLFPSFQVGPAYEWNATFGISRDNLPFIGEDPKWPRVYYCLGYGGNGTVYSMMGAGLIRDLIKGYSNPVASIIGLDRPSLQQSDAPTPSS
- a CDS encoding DUF1328 domain-containing protein, coding for MLGYAVLFFIIALVAGVLGFFTLASAAAGIAKILFVVFLVLFILSFFFGRRRV